In the genome of Gloeotrichia echinulata CP02, one region contains:
- a CDS encoding NAD-dependent succinate-semialdehyde dehydrogenase, translating to MAIATINPATGETLKTFEPLNDAEIAAKLDQAGQAYLQYRQTSFLERSQWMQRAADILEQEKAEFAYLMTLEMGKPYKAAIAEVEKCAFVCRYYAEQAQEFLADVHVKTDASHSFVRYQPLGAILAVMPWNFPFWQVFRFAAPALMAGNVGILKHASNVPQCALAIEDIMQRAGFAEGVFQTFLIGAAKVANIIADDRVKAATLTGSEPAGASLAASAGKQLKKTVLELGGSDPFIVLESADIETAVVIATTARMLNSGQSCIAAKRFIVVEAIADQFEKLLLDKFLALKVGDPMHEDTDLGPLATPGILQDLDKQVQAAVASGGKVLTGGHPLSDRPGNFYPPTIITDVPQNSPIAQEEFFGPVALIFRVPDIDGAIKLANDTPFGLGASAWTTNDQERDRLITEIEAGAVFINAMVKSDTRLPFGGIKRSGYGRELSIQGIHEFVNVKTVWVK from the coding sequence ATGGCTATTGCTACCATTAATCCCGCTACTGGGGAGACGCTGAAAACTTTTGAACCGTTAAATGATGCAGAAATTGCCGCTAAACTTGATCAGGCTGGTCAGGCTTACCTACAGTACCGCCAGACTAGTTTTTTGGAGCGATCGCAGTGGATGCAAAGGGCTGCGGACATTTTAGAGCAAGAGAAAGCCGAATTTGCTTACTTAATGACTCTGGAAATGGGTAAGCCTTACAAAGCGGCGATCGCCGAAGTTGAAAAATGTGCCTTTGTCTGTCGCTACTACGCTGAACAAGCCCAGGAATTTCTGGCTGATGTTCACGTAAAAACTGATGCTAGTCATAGTTTTGTCCGCTACCAGCCATTAGGTGCAATTCTCGCAGTCATGCCGTGGAATTTCCCTTTTTGGCAAGTGTTCCGCTTTGCTGCACCTGCACTGATGGCGGGAAACGTAGGTATACTTAAACACGCTTCAAATGTGCCACAGTGTGCTTTGGCAATTGAAGATATTATGCAACGGGCTGGTTTTGCTGAAGGTGTGTTTCAAACTTTCTTAATCGGTGCTGCGAAAGTAGCCAATATCATCGCTGATGACCGTGTGAAAGCTGCTACCTTAACCGGGAGTGAACCCGCAGGTGCATCATTAGCCGCATCTGCAGGAAAACAATTGAAAAAAACCGTCTTAGAATTAGGCGGAAGCGACCCGTTTATTGTGTTAGAAAGTGCTGATATAGAGACAGCAGTTGTCATAGCCACTACAGCGCGGATGTTGAATAGCGGACAATCTTGTATAGCAGCAAAACGCTTTATCGTCGTCGAGGCGATCGCCGATCAATTTGAAAAGCTGTTGTTAGATAAATTCCTGGCTTTGAAAGTTGGCGACCCCATGCACGAAGACACCGACTTAGGACCACTAGCAACTCCTGGTATTCTCCAGGATTTAGACAAACAAGTGCAAGCCGCTGTGGCTAGCGGTGGTAAAGTCCTCACAGGTGGACATCCTTTATCAGATCGTCCCGGTAACTTTTATCCACCGACGATTATCACTGATGTCCCCCAAAATAGTCCTATCGCCCAAGAAGAATTTTTTGGACCAGTAGCCTTGATATTCCGCGTTCCTGATATCGATGGGGCGATTAAACTAGCCAATGATACACCCTTTGGCCTAGGTGCTAGCGCCTGGACAACAAACGACCAAGAACGCGATCGCTTAATTACAGAAATCGAAGCAGGTGCCGTGTTTATTAACGCTATGGTAAAATCCGACACCCGCTTACCCTTTGGCGGAATTAAGCGTTCTGGATATGGCAGAGAATTGAGTATCCAAGGTATACATGAGTTTGTCAATGTTAAAACTGTGTGGGTTAAGTAA
- a CDS encoding adenylate/guanylate cyclase domain-containing protein, with protein sequence MTELKLRLQEGDRETTVSVEQNVFTIGRLPECDLYLPFGGVSRNHARLVKQPNEVWMIEDLGSKNGTQVNQRLITSAQKLYHGDVVWLGNVSLVVVLSTPVPQMKVKPNAETAPQKTILHNVKQLQQQWIDADSEDSINNKKDKTIARLKDLVDIAKNLSAATSIEEIFVQVQEVVFRYLNSIDRLALLIDVEGSGTLELMNAAARNVSEQQSLVVDDDWISHSICQKVFEEKVVIQTADTQKDERFSGEHSILVKGIRSAMAVPLWDESKVVGVLYADAYLSSYHWENEGEEELSFFSALANLVASSVQRWLLVEKLKTEAVIRQRLERYHSPGVVQQLISLRRLPDGRLPPAESEISILFADLVGFTAISERLTPTAIAELLNHLFEEMLQEVFAWGGTLDKYIGDCIMAFFGAPELQPDHADRAVAAAKGMLIRLEHLNMNGFWWEPLQLRIAINSGKAVVGDVGSSQRVDYTALGATINLAARMEAVCPPGECVISEVTYKMLSQPSDFKEMGNYRFKGINRLVKVYQTTMHQ encoded by the coding sequence ATGACTGAACTCAAACTACGCCTACAAGAGGGAGATAGGGAAACAACAGTTTCAGTGGAGCAAAATGTCTTCACTATTGGGCGATTGCCAGAATGTGACTTATACTTACCTTTTGGGGGCGTTTCCCGTAATCATGCGCGACTTGTGAAACAGCCTAATGAAGTGTGGATGATTGAGGATCTGGGTAGTAAAAATGGGACGCAAGTAAATCAACGTCTGATTACCTCTGCCCAAAAGTTGTATCATGGTGACGTTGTTTGGTTGGGTAATGTCAGCTTAGTGGTGGTATTATCAACTCCTGTTCCACAGATGAAAGTTAAACCAAATGCGGAAACAGCTCCACAAAAAACCATTCTTCATAATGTTAAACAACTGCAACAGCAATGGATCGATGCTGATAGCGAGGATAGCATCAACAATAAGAAAGACAAAACCATTGCTCGACTCAAAGATTTAGTAGATATAGCCAAAAATCTCTCTGCAGCTACATCCATAGAAGAAATTTTCGTGCAGGTTCAAGAAGTCGTTTTCCGTTACCTTAATAGTATTGATCGCTTGGCCTTATTAATTGATGTCGAGGGATCTGGTACCCTAGAATTAATGAATGCAGCCGCGAGAAATGTTTCCGAACAACAATCTCTTGTAGTTGATGACGATTGGATTAGCCATAGTATTTGTCAAAAGGTATTTGAGGAAAAAGTTGTTATTCAAACCGCTGATACCCAGAAAGATGAACGGTTTTCTGGAGAACATAGTATTTTAGTGAAGGGAATTCGCAGTGCGATGGCGGTACCTTTATGGGATGAAAGTAAAGTAGTCGGCGTTCTCTACGCTGATGCTTATCTTTCTTCTTACCATTGGGAAAATGAAGGTGAGGAAGAACTCAGCTTTTTTTCAGCTTTAGCCAATCTTGTAGCTTCGAGTGTCCAACGTTGGTTATTGGTAGAGAAACTCAAAACTGAAGCTGTGATTCGTCAAAGACTAGAACGCTATCATTCTCCAGGGGTAGTACAGCAGTTAATATCTTTACGTAGATTACCAGATGGTCGTTTACCCCCTGCAGAAAGTGAAATCAGCATTTTGTTTGCCGATTTGGTGGGGTTTACAGCAATTTCCGAACGCTTAACACCAACGGCGATCGCCGAGTTACTCAATCATTTATTTGAAGAAATGTTACAAGAAGTGTTTGCCTGGGGTGGCACCTTAGATAAATATATTGGTGATTGTATCATGGCATTTTTCGGCGCTCCCGAACTCCAACCAGATCATGCTGACCGCGCAGTCGCTGCTGCTAAGGGTATGCTAATTCGTCTAGAACATCTGAATATGAATGGTTTTTGGTGGGAACCTCTACAATTACGCATTGCAATTAACAGTGGTAAGGCGGTTGTCGGCGATGTTGGTAGCTCCCAACGGGTAGACTATACGGCTTTAGGCGCTACCATTAATCTTGCGGCTCGTATGGAAGCAGTTTGTCCCCCTGGTGAATGTGTCATTAGTGAAGTAACTTATAAAATGCTTTCACAACCCTCGGATTTCAAAGAAATGGGTAATTATCGTTTTAAAGGTATTAATCGATTAGTTAAAGTTTATCAAACAACAATGCATCAATAG
- the ylqF gene encoding ribosome biogenesis GTPase YlqF, which produces MALTQNYKLNVIQWYPGHIAKAEKNLKEQLKRVDVVLEVRDVRIPLATHHPQIEEWVGSKTRLLVMNRVDMISPQVRSLWIDWFRDQGETPYFTNAQHGQGVVAVAKAAQAAGTELNQRRRDRGMLPRPVRAVVIGFPNVGKSALINRLLGKRVVESAARPGVTRQLRWVRISDHLELLDAPGVIPLKLENQEAALKLAICDDIGEASYDNQLVAAELVDLFNYLQDTASDVFPQKVLSSRYELDSSSHTGEAYLHLLAQHRYNGDVERAARHLLTDYRKGLLGALPLELPYGAAPHKF; this is translated from the coding sequence ATGGCTTTAACTCAAAATTATAAATTAAATGTGATCCAATGGTATCCAGGTCACATCGCCAAAGCGGAAAAAAATCTCAAAGAACAGCTTAAACGTGTAGATGTGGTCTTAGAGGTACGAGACGTACGCATTCCTTTAGCGACACACCATCCCCAAATCGAGGAGTGGGTAGGAAGCAAGACGCGACTATTGGTAATGAACCGAGTAGATATGATTTCGCCCCAAGTGCGATCGCTATGGATAGACTGGTTCAGAGATCAAGGAGAAACCCCCTATTTTACCAATGCTCAACATGGTCAAGGTGTGGTAGCAGTCGCCAAAGCAGCCCAAGCAGCGGGAACTGAACTGAATCAAAGAAGACGCGATCGCGGGATGTTACCCCGTCCAGTCCGCGCTGTTGTCATTGGTTTCCCGAATGTTGGTAAATCAGCCTTGATTAACCGTCTGTTGGGAAAACGAGTCGTAGAAAGTGCAGCACGTCCTGGGGTAACTCGTCAACTGCGTTGGGTGCGAATTTCTGACCATTTGGAATTGCTAGACGCGCCTGGTGTCATCCCTCTGAAGTTAGAGAATCAAGAAGCCGCCTTAAAATTAGCCATTTGTGATGATATTGGCGAAGCATCTTATGATAATCAGCTCGTAGCCGCAGAACTAGTTGATTTATTCAATTATCTCCAAGATACTGCTAGTGATGTCTTCCCCCAAAAAGTATTATCCTCACGCTATGAACTCGACTCCTCATCCCACACAGGAGAAGCATATTTGCATCTTCTGGCACAGCATCGCTACAATGGCGATGTCGAACGAGCCGCTAGACATCTGTTAACTGATTATCGCAAGGGACTGTTGGGGGCGCTACCTTTGGAATTACCATATGGTGCTGCACCACACAAGTTTTAA
- a CDS encoding VOC family protein, with the protein MIQDALVTLGSVNIEVLVLFYSKLLQQEPTTLIPNVYAEFQICGLRLGIFQPKKTSTSEFTSSSQGKISLCLEVSKLEDAIAHLTDLGYPPPGEISIASHGREIYAYDPDGNRLILHQAAVGDN; encoded by the coding sequence ATGATTCAAGACGCACTAGTGACTCTAGGATCGGTTAATATAGAAGTTTTGGTACTTTTCTATAGTAAATTACTTCAGCAAGAACCAACAACCCTGATTCCGAATGTCTATGCTGAGTTTCAGATTTGCGGTTTACGATTAGGTATTTTTCAACCCAAAAAAACATCTACCTCGGAATTTACAAGCTCAAGCCAAGGTAAGATAAGTTTATGTCTAGAGGTGAGTAAGTTGGAAGATGCGATCGCTCACCTGACTGATTTAGGCTATCCTCCACCAGGAGAAATATCTATCGCTTCCCACGGGAGAGAAATTTACGCCTATGACCCCGATGGCAATCGTCTGATTTTGCATCAAGCCGCAGTGGGTGATAATTAG